A single region of the bacterium genome encodes:
- a CDS encoding amino acid ABC transporter permease, which yields MTTRSPSSASGRDGGRSRLAPAALERVPWWVLVLLTAGAGIAFVVAGSQVYRDTLAFLWDGVLLTLRLTFAAYSLALVIGLVAGLMRLSRQPVVYTVATLYVEVVRGVPLLVLLIYIAFVAAPLASAALAGAARAAGLPGVAEAITRLIRSDLNRAILGLATGYGAYLAEIYRAGIESIPKGQMEAARSLGLSYGQAMRFVILPQALRVVLPPLGNDFIALLKDSALASAIAVPELTQAGRLLSARTFRAFETYNMVALLYLMMTLVGSMGVRALERWAKTGR from the coding sequence GTGACCACCAGAAGCCCATCCTCCGCCAGCGGACGCGACGGCGGCCGGAGCCGGCTGGCTCCGGCCGCCTTGGAGCGGGTTCCCTGGTGGGTGCTCGTGTTGTTGACCGCGGGGGCCGGCATCGCATTCGTGGTGGCCGGCTCCCAGGTCTACAGGGACACCCTGGCGTTTCTCTGGGACGGGGTGCTCCTAACCCTGCGCCTGACGTTCGCCGCCTACTCGCTGGCGCTGGTCATCGGTCTGGTGGCAGGCCTGATGCGGTTGTCTCGGCAGCCGGTGGTCTACACCGTGGCCACGCTCTACGTCGAGGTGGTGCGCGGCGTCCCACTATTGGTGCTGCTGATCTACATCGCCTTCGTAGCCGCGCCCCTGGCCTCGGCGGCGCTGGCCGGAGCAGCCCGCGCCGCGGGCCTACCCGGGGTCGCCGAGGCGATCACGCGGCTGATCCGAAGCGACCTCAACCGGGCCATCCTGGGGCTGGCGACCGGATACGGCGCCTACCTGGCCGAGATCTACCGCGCCGGTATCGAGTCCATTCCCAAGGGGCAGATGGAGGCCGCCCGCTCTCTGGGCCTGAGCTACGGGCAGGCGATGCGGTTCGTGATTCTCCCCCAGGCGCTGCGCGTCGTGCTGCCGCCTCTAGGCAACGACTTCATCGCGCTGCTGAAGGATTCTGCCCTGGCCTCGGCGATCGCGGTTCCGGAACTGACGCAGGCGGGCCGGCTGCTCTCGGCCAGGACCTTCCGCGCCTTTGAGACCTACAATATGGTGGCGCTGCTCTACCTGATGATGACGCTCGTGGGCTCGATGGGCGTGCGCGCGCTGGAGCGGTGGGCCAAGACCGGCCGGTAG
- a CDS encoding basic amino acid ABC transporter substrate-binding protein, which produces MRGRPVIYIVVLLIVIAALLYVMRGRQAAQPVQVPEPAAQPAAVSDLGGREVKVGSDTTYPPFEVVDENKQIVGFDPDLLAEICRRANCKAVFTTTAWDGIFVALAQGQFDAVASGVTITDERKKSVDFSEPYLRFGQVVLVRMDETAVTGVDTLTGKRVAVQTGTTNDEKASSLLKEGKVGDVRRYETFALAVKALINKDVDAVIIDSYAADGYINITPDKIKKVGEPFTSEALGIALKKGDVALKQAFDAALEQMKADGTLDGLYKKWFVDRAPGQ; this is translated from the coding sequence ATGAGAGGACGACCGGTGATCTACATTGTTGTGCTCCTGATCGTGATCGCAGCGCTGCTCTATGTCATGCGAGGGCGCCAGGCGGCCCAGCCGGTCCAGGTGCCGGAGCCGGCCGCGCAGCCAGCCGCCGTATCGGATCTGGGCGGGCGGGAGGTCAAGGTCGGTAGTGACACCACCTATCCGCCCTTTGAGGTCGTAGATGAGAACAAGCAGATCGTCGGTTTCGACCCCGACCTGTTGGCCGAGATCTGCCGCCGAGCGAACTGTAAGGCGGTCTTCACCACGACCGCATGGGACGGTATCTTCGTAGCTCTGGCCCAGGGACAGTTCGACGCCGTGGCATCAGGCGTGACCATCACCGACGAGCGGAAGAAGAGTGTCGACTTCAGCGAACCCTACCTGCGCTTCGGCCAGGTCGTTCTGGTGCGGATGGACGAGACTGCAGTCACCGGAGTTGACACCCTGACAGGCAAGAGGGTTGCGGTGCAGACCGGGACCACCAACGATGAGAAAGCCAGCTCCCTCCTGAAGGAGGGGAAAGTCGGCGACGTACGCCGCTACGAGACCTTTGCCTTAGCTGTCAAGGCGCTCATCAACAAGGACGTGGACGCCGTCATCATTGACAGCTACGCCGCCGACGGGTACATCAACATCACCCCGGACAAGATCAAGAAAGTCGGCGAGCCGTTCACGAGTGAGGCCCTGGGGATCGCCCTCAAGAAGGGCGACGTGGCCCTCAAACAGGCGTTCGACGCGGCCCTGGAACAGATGAAGGCCGACGGGACGCTGGACGGCCTCTACAAGAAGTGGTTTGTGGATAGGGCCCCGGGTCAGTAG